In a single window of the Candidatus Neomarinimicrobiota bacterium genome:
- a CDS encoding class I SAM-dependent methyltransferase, translated as MQNYTKHNKDQQQYFENTFKKTMQPVNTPYLNRHVDEMLIYAEITKNDRILDVGCGIGRYTLILAERGFKVEGLDLTPGLLEQLQEADGGKYNIPLYCSDIIDYPPELESKFDKVIGFFTLHHLHNIERCYHAMTELLKPGGKIVFLEPNAFNPLYYIQIAITPGMTWEGDGGITKMRKKVIFNAMKEAGLSNLDVGRFGFFPPFLANTSWGAKLEGFLEKLPFLPPFLPFQLFTGTK; from the coding sequence ATGCAGAATTACACTAAGCATAACAAAGATCAGCAGCAATATTTTGAAAATACTTTTAAAAAGACGATGCAACCGGTTAACACACCTTATCTCAATCGTCATGTAGATGAGATGCTCATATACGCGGAAATTACCAAGAACGACCGGATTTTGGACGTAGGTTGCGGCATTGGTCGCTACACTCTTATTTTGGCTGAACGGGGCTTTAAAGTCGAAGGGCTGGATCTTACACCGGGTTTACTTGAACAACTTCAGGAAGCAGATGGAGGTAAATACAACATTCCACTATACTGCTCTGATATAATCGATTATCCTCCCGAATTAGAGAGCAAGTTCGATAAAGTAATTGGTTTTTTCACGCTCCATCACCTGCATAATATTGAACGATGCTACCATGCCATGACTGAATTACTCAAGCCGGGAGGAAAAATAGTTTTTCTTGAGCCGAATGCATTTAACCCTCTCTATTACATTCAAATTGCAATAACTCCCGGTATGACGTGGGAGGGTGATGGCGGTATTACGAAGATGCGAAAAAAAGTCATATTCAACGCAATGAAGGAGGCGGGATTAAGTAATCTTGATGTCGGTCGTTTCGGATTTTTCCCCCCATTCTTAGCAAACACCTCATGGGGCGCGAAATTAGAAGGATTCCTTGAGAAGTTACCATTTTTACCTCCTTTCTTACCCTTCCAGCTATTTACGGGGACCAAATAA